CTGTTAAAATAGATAATTCACTCTTGTTTTACCTTACCTTTGATATCCTCAAAACATATTTTTATGGGTAATTTAGGATTTCAGGAAATTTTATTGATCGCAGTGGTGGTACTGGTATTGTTTGGCGGAAGAAAGATCCCCGAATTCATGCGTGGACTTGGTAAAGGTATCCGCGAGTTCAATGATGCAAAGAACAAT
Above is a genomic segment from Sediminibacterium sp. KACHI17 containing:
- a CDS encoding twin-arginine translocase TatA/TatE family subunit, whose translation is MGNLGFQEILLIAVVVLVLFGGRKIPEFMRGLGKGIREFNDAKNNVKKELEEGIKEKDQAAQ